From the genome of Candidatus Eremiobacteraceae bacterium, one region includes:
- a CDS encoding bifunctional (p)ppGpp synthetase/guanosine-3',5'-bis(diphosphate) 3'-pyrophosphohydrolase: MASDFSHLLERVKSYQPNLDAAWLEGVYTFALSAHHGQTRASGETFISHPLEVATILADLEMDPASIAASLLHDVVEDTTIPLEEVERRFGPEIAGLVDGLTKLTKIPYQSKEDIQVENLRKMFLSMAKDIRVIIIKLADRLHNMRTLHSLPPAKQHDIAQETLEIYAPLAHRLGIYKMKWDLEDLALRYLDAAGYRDIAEKVAKRRNEREQLVDTVVQQVSQRFAASGIEADISGRPKHFFSIYQKLQRGKEFSDIFDLIAIRIVVDSVHDCYGAVGIVHSLWTPLPGRFKDYVAMPKTNGYQSIHTTVIGPGGDPLEIQIRTREMHRTSEYGIAAHWRYKEGGRGDDLDQKLSWLRSLLEWQEDMRDSREFMEHLKLNLFDNQVFVFTPKGDVMGLSVEATPLDFAYHVHTSVGHHCVGAKVNGKIVPLDYTLHTGDICEVMVNKNSAGPSLDWISICKTSSAKHKIKQWFRKNRRDENISSGREAFEREVSRQQLGSIATVPFMTALASRLNHASVDDLMAAIGFGDLSLQSIIAKLREEARKQNVISLDGRLKSSVLPARRPSVRRAASGISVLGAGDVLVRFAKCCMPVPGDPILGFISQGKGVSVHRVDCPNVGHIMSQPERLIDVAWDAAPRESHQVDVEVEALDRPGLLQDIMAVLSEQKTNATSVTARVKRDRTATISCSLEIRDLDHLSRILGKVSKVRDVRNAYRVTKREARAGS; this comes from the coding sequence ATGGCTTCCGATTTTTCGCACCTGCTCGAGCGGGTGAAATCGTACCAGCCGAACCTCGACGCCGCCTGGCTCGAAGGTGTGTACACCTTCGCGCTCTCCGCCCACCACGGCCAGACACGCGCCAGCGGCGAAACCTTTATCTCCCATCCCCTCGAAGTGGCCACGATCCTCGCGGACCTCGAAATGGACCCGGCCTCGATAGCCGCGAGCTTGCTCCACGATGTGGTCGAAGACACGACGATCCCGTTAGAAGAAGTCGAACGGCGCTTTGGACCTGAGATCGCCGGGCTCGTCGACGGCCTCACGAAGCTCACGAAAATCCCCTACCAATCCAAAGAGGATATCCAGGTCGAGAACCTGCGCAAGATGTTCCTCTCGATGGCCAAAGACATCCGCGTCATCATCATCAAACTGGCAGACCGCCTGCATAACATGCGGACGCTGCATAGCCTGCCTCCCGCCAAGCAGCACGACATCGCGCAGGAGACCCTCGAGATATATGCGCCGCTCGCGCACCGTCTCGGCATCTATAAGATGAAGTGGGATCTCGAGGATTTGGCGTTGCGCTACCTGGATGCCGCCGGCTATCGCGATATCGCCGAGAAGGTCGCAAAAAGGCGCAACGAGCGCGAGCAGCTCGTCGACACGGTCGTGCAGCAGGTGTCGCAGCGATTCGCCGCAAGCGGGATCGAAGCGGACATCAGCGGCCGACCCAAGCACTTTTTCTCCATCTATCAAAAGCTGCAACGCGGCAAAGAATTCTCCGATATCTTCGATCTCATCGCGATCCGCATCGTCGTCGACTCGGTGCACGATTGCTACGGCGCGGTAGGCATCGTTCACAGCCTTTGGACGCCGCTTCCAGGCCGCTTCAAAGACTATGTCGCCATGCCGAAGACAAACGGCTATCAGTCCATCCACACCACCGTGATCGGACCGGGCGGCGATCCGCTGGAGATCCAGATCCGCACTCGCGAGATGCATCGCACGTCCGAGTATGGCATCGCCGCGCATTGGCGCTACAAAGAGGGCGGCCGCGGCGACGATCTCGATCAGAAGCTCTCATGGCTGCGCTCGCTGCTCGAATGGCAAGAAGACATGCGCGACAGCCGCGAGTTCATGGAACATCTCAAACTCAATCTCTTCGACAACCAAGTCTTCGTCTTCACGCCCAAGGGCGACGTCATGGGCCTCAGCGTGGAAGCAACGCCGCTCGATTTCGCGTACCACGTGCACACATCGGTGGGCCATCATTGCGTCGGCGCAAAAGTGAACGGCAAGATCGTGCCGCTCGATTATACGCTGCACACGGGCGACATCTGCGAAGTGATGGTCAACAAGAATAGCGCCGGGCCATCGCTCGACTGGATCTCGATCTGCAAGACGTCGAGCGCGAAGCACAAGATCAAGCAATGGTTCCGCAAGAACCGGCGCGACGAAAATATCAGTTCCGGGCGTGAGGCATTCGAACGCGAAGTATCACGTCAGCAGCTCGGCTCGATCGCCACGGTACCCTTCATGACAGCGCTCGCGTCGCGCCTGAATCACGCGTCAGTCGACGATCTCATGGCAGCGATCGGTTTCGGCGATCTCTCGCTGCAGTCGATCATCGCAAAGCTGCGCGAAGAAGCGCGCAAGCAAAACGTCATCTCGCTCGATGGGCGATTGAAATCCTCAGTGCTTCCGGCGCGCCGTCCAAGCGTCCGTCGAGCGGCCTCCGGCATCTCGGTGCTCGGCGCCGGCGACGTGCTCGTCCGTTTTGCCAAATGCTGCATGCCGGTGCCCGGCGACCCGATCCTCGGATTTATCTCGCAGGGCAAAGGCGTGTCCGTCCACCGCGTTGATTGCCCGAACGTCGGTCACATCATGTCGCAGCCGGAGCGGCTCATCGACGTCGCCTGGGACGCCGCGCCGCGCGAATCGCACCAGGTCGACGTCGAAGTGGAGGCGCTCGACCGCCCGGGACTCCTGCAAGACATCATGGCCGTGCTTTCCGAGCAGAAGACGAACGCGACGTCGGTCACCGCCCGCGTCAAACGCGACCGCACCGCGACGATTTCGTGCAGCCTCGAGATCCGCGATCTCGATCACTTGAGCCGCATCCTCGGAAAGGTCTCGAAGGTCCGCGACGTCCGCAACGCCTATCGCGTCACGAAGCGGGAAGCGCGCGCCGGATCGTAG
- a CDS encoding GNAT family N-acetyltransferase — protein MIGAASGRGENAVRRITRVPMEEWQASDAASPAPTFFARPGWARALASADPRFKVSPARCEFADGTFVDVPLVAERGRLGWTEYSGLPLETYTIARERGGALATPERATEAFRAIVRRLGQRCRITPWPAAYADIDISDCENRARETSLIDVSGGAEAAIDRMEGVVRRMAGQAERRGVVCARVADPVSAVDEYYAMLTAAAARWERGRPSFSKALLRAVVEYGGPDVEIWFARFENAPIAGGVVLFGSEELMFWSAAMLSEQATLRPSNALNVALIRRAAERGVRWYNLGSSEGLPGVKRFKEGLGAFSVAYKTFERTSALYAAYRKLRAKKK, from the coding sequence ATGATCGGTGCGGCGTCCGGGCGCGGCGAAAACGCGGTCCGGCGAATCACGCGCGTGCCGATGGAAGAGTGGCAAGCGTCCGATGCCGCTTCGCCGGCGCCGACATTCTTCGCGCGTCCGGGTTGGGCTCGAGCGCTCGCATCGGCGGACCCGCGTTTCAAAGTGTCACCGGCCCGCTGTGAATTCGCGGATGGCACTTTCGTGGACGTGCCGCTCGTCGCCGAACGCGGCCGGCTCGGTTGGACGGAGTACAGCGGCTTGCCGCTCGAAACGTACACGATCGCGCGCGAGCGCGGCGGCGCGCTCGCAACACCGGAGCGCGCCACTGAAGCGTTCCGAGCGATCGTTCGACGCCTTGGCCAGCGGTGCCGAATCACGCCGTGGCCCGCAGCCTACGCCGACATCGATATTTCAGACTGCGAGAACCGGGCGCGCGAAACGTCGTTGATCGATGTCTCGGGCGGCGCAGAAGCGGCCATCGACCGAATGGAAGGTGTCGTGCGCCGCATGGCAGGTCAGGCCGAACGGCGCGGCGTCGTGTGCGCGCGCGTTGCCGACCCGGTCTCGGCCGTGGACGAGTACTACGCGATGCTGACCGCCGCGGCCGCGCGATGGGAGCGCGGGAGACCGAGTTTTTCCAAAGCGCTTTTGCGCGCGGTCGTGGAGTACGGCGGACCGGACGTTGAAATATGGTTTGCACGATTCGAAAATGCGCCGATCGCCGGCGGCGTCGTGTTGTTCGGATCCGAGGAGCTCATGTTCTGGAGCGCCGCGATGCTCTCCGAGCAAGCGACGCTGCGTCCGAGCAACGCGCTTAATGTAGCACTCATCCGACGAGCCGCCGAGCGAGGGGTTCGTTGGTACAACCTCGGCTCGAGTGAAGGTCTTCCCGGCGTCAAGCGATTCAAGGAAGGCCTCGGTGCATTTTCCGTCGCGTACAAAACGTTCGAGCGCACTTCCGCATTGTATGCCGCATACCGGAAACTGCGCGCGAAAAAGAAATAA
- a CDS encoding adenine phosphoribosyltransferase: MILDASELKALIRSIPDFPIPGILFRDVTPLLKDKVAFRSAVDLMAANYANAKVDYVVAIEARGYIFGAPIAYKLGAGFIPVRKPGKLPYEKINVDYELEYGTNTLEMHADALANGERVLVVDDLLATGGTAAATAQLLRKFGAHVLGFAFLVELKELGGRAKLPGVDVRSFVEY, from the coding sequence ATGATCTTGGACGCAAGCGAGCTGAAAGCGCTCATCCGATCGATACCGGATTTTCCCATTCCCGGCATTTTGTTCCGCGACGTCACGCCGCTCTTAAAGGATAAGGTTGCATTTCGCTCAGCAGTCGATCTCATGGCCGCGAACTACGCGAATGCGAAGGTCGACTACGTGGTGGCGATCGAGGCGCGCGGTTATATCTTCGGCGCGCCGATCGCGTACAAGCTCGGCGCCGGATTCATCCCGGTACGCAAACCGGGCAAACTGCCCTACGAGAAGATCAACGTCGACTACGAGCTCGAGTATGGGACCAATACGCTGGAAATGCACGCCGACGCGCTTGCGAACGGCGAACGAGTACTCGTCGTCGACGACTTACTCGCGACCGGCGGAACGGCTGCTGCGACCGCGCAGCTTTTGAGAAAATTTGGCGCGCACGTTTTGGGCTTCGCCTTTTTGGTCGAACTGAAAGAATTGGGCGGCCGCGCCAAACTGCCCGGCGTGGACGTTCGCTCGTTCGTCGAGTACTAA
- a CDS encoding restriction endonuclease: protein MQQDSNDSRKSRVVGSPSADFNLHSLGWKAFQDLCATILQTVLNRPVQTFAATHDEGRDATFRGEPPNALTVVQCKSTSIADSLISLSDLKDEIGKAARLAANGLADSYILMTNARCTAKSEARIRVEFLSIAGINDFSIYGADWINLQIAQDKRLRALVPRLYGLGDLSQILDERDYDQALEILTSMGPDLSKLVVTQAQQKAAEALIDEGFVLLLGDPATGKSTIAAGLSVAAIDLWRARPLKLTSPEEFKDHWNPHEPEQLFWFDDAFGTTQYQLSVADHWNRIIPHMRAALTKGARVLLTSRTYIYQRAVLDLKIDAFPLFRDSQVVIQVRNLSLAEKSQILYNHIKLGGQSKTYKKQIQPFLRGVAENKWFLPETARRLGNPALTQNLQFTQAAVRHYVENPLPMLLEIIQTADSHTRAALAIVFMSGNRLPSPIELTDASKNAIKRLGSNESSVYVAMEALKNSLVKLVTADGSKYWAFQHPTVRDAFAIFVANSAELVDIYIAGTPIDQLVEEVVCGAVSILGAKVSVPRHRYDSVVERLGTLNTEKVASFLMTRCDRSFNERFLQAYPDFFAKLWPPNAYAIYLPLGKLVVHLAALDLLPEDVRTAFVKNFEATIEAGDLEPMADEMITQVLTDDERSDIRGFIRSEYFNRFDEYIDLFEANWDSGTNPEEHYSSLYRSLEVVEEMGFADPKVTKEIDSARAMIDDKIAELEDQFNPGDDSDQYYGDDIGGGSIEPAVDDSIFSDIAE, encoded by the coding sequence ATGCAACAAGACTCGAACGATTCTCGCAAGTCACGCGTAGTTGGGTCACCTTCAGCCGACTTCAATCTGCATTCGCTTGGGTGGAAGGCCTTCCAAGATCTGTGCGCGACAATTCTACAAACCGTTCTTAATCGACCCGTTCAAACATTCGCCGCGACACATGACGAGGGCCGCGACGCGACATTCCGCGGCGAACCACCAAACGCCTTAACTGTAGTCCAATGTAAGTCCACTTCAATCGCGGATTCTCTCATTTCGCTTTCAGACCTGAAGGACGAAATTGGAAAGGCGGCACGACTAGCTGCCAATGGACTAGCTGACTCATACATATTGATGACCAACGCAAGATGTACGGCAAAATCTGAAGCCAGAATTAGGGTTGAGTTTCTAAGCATTGCAGGCATAAACGATTTCTCAATATATGGAGCGGACTGGATCAACCTCCAAATTGCACAAGACAAGAGATTACGCGCGCTCGTACCACGACTTTACGGTCTAGGAGACCTCAGCCAAATTCTCGATGAGAGAGACTACGATCAAGCCCTGGAAATCCTAACGTCTATGGGGCCCGACCTTTCGAAGCTTGTGGTAACGCAAGCTCAGCAAAAAGCGGCAGAAGCGCTAATTGATGAGGGTTTTGTGCTTCTTCTTGGAGATCCCGCGACTGGCAAGTCTACGATCGCAGCCGGGCTAAGCGTTGCTGCAATTGATTTATGGCGAGCACGTCCATTGAAATTGACCTCTCCAGAAGAGTTTAAGGATCATTGGAATCCGCACGAACCCGAGCAGTTGTTTTGGTTTGATGACGCCTTTGGTACAACCCAATACCAGCTATCTGTTGCAGACCACTGGAATCGTATTATTCCTCACATGAGAGCGGCACTTACTAAGGGCGCGAGAGTACTTCTTACGTCGCGCACATACATATACCAGCGAGCGGTACTAGACCTAAAAATAGACGCCTTTCCATTGTTTAGGGACTCGCAAGTCGTAATACAGGTACGCAATCTTTCGCTCGCAGAGAAATCTCAGATTCTTTACAATCACATCAAACTTGGCGGTCAGTCGAAAACATATAAGAAACAAATCCAACCGTTCCTGCGCGGCGTTGCGGAGAATAAGTGGTTCTTACCGGAGACGGCCCGACGACTCGGCAACCCTGCGCTTACTCAGAATTTGCAATTCACTCAAGCCGCCGTTCGTCACTATGTCGAGAATCCTTTACCAATGTTGCTGGAGATCATTCAAACTGCGGACAGCCATACCCGCGCAGCGCTCGCAATTGTGTTTATGTCGGGCAATCGATTGCCAAGTCCCATCGAGTTAACAGATGCATCTAAGAATGCTATCAAACGGTTGGGATCTAACGAAAGTAGCGTCTACGTCGCGATGGAGGCGCTAAAGAACAGTCTTGTAAAGCTGGTAACAGCCGATGGGTCGAAATATTGGGCATTTCAGCATCCGACAGTCCGAGATGCCTTCGCGATCTTCGTAGCCAATAGCGCAGAACTTGTCGATATCTATATTGCTGGCACACCCATCGACCAACTCGTCGAGGAAGTCGTGTGCGGCGCCGTTTCCATACTTGGGGCAAAAGTTTCGGTTCCGAGACATCGCTACGATTCCGTCGTCGAGCGCCTCGGAACTCTAAATACCGAAAAGGTTGCCTCATTCTTGATGACCAGATGTGATCGAAGCTTTAACGAGCGCTTCCTACAAGCGTATCCGGATTTCTTCGCGAAGCTTTGGCCGCCGAACGCATACGCAATCTACCTTCCACTCGGGAAACTCGTTGTGCACCTTGCGGCTTTGGACTTACTGCCCGAGGACGTCCGCACAGCGTTCGTCAAGAACTTCGAAGCAACAATTGAGGCCGGCGACCTCGAGCCGATGGCTGATGAGATGATAACTCAGGTGTTGACCGACGACGAGCGGTCGGACATTCGCGGATTCATTCGATCAGAGTATTTTAACCGTTTTGACGAATATATTGATTTATTTGAAGCGAATTGGGATTCTGGAACCAACCCTGAGGAGCATTACTCTTCACTATATCGCTCACTAGAAGTAGTCGAGGAGATGGGTTTTGCTGATCCTAAAGTAACGAAGGAAATCGACTCGGCTAGAGCCATGATAGACGACAAAATCGCTGAGTTGGAGGATCAATTTAATCCAGGTGATGACTCTGATCAATATTACGGTGACGACATAGGTGGCGGCTCCATTGAGCCCGCTGTAGATGATTCAATTTTCTCAGATATCGCTGAGTAG
- a CDS encoding DUF6610 family protein, giving the protein MAVSLKSVYKIICYGKEIARKARRLGWLPGARYTNLRDLRGVESVGMIDVDWENYDFDRHLRAVKLHCPLFTVARDLDDVRRLSELKEQAQKLREYASWVIVVPKIRQFNVIRPSISHRRHVLGFSMPSGYGKTLTPTDQFLSAPVHLLGGRPLAQRQMAQSMDVVSFDCNSITIDAAFGKYFDGRGFQRHPRGGYVRCILESMRSINELWDDYRVS; this is encoded by the coding sequence GTGGCCGTGAGCCTCAAAAGCGTCTACAAGATCATTTGCTACGGTAAAGAGATTGCCAGGAAGGCTCGACGACTGGGATGGCTGCCTGGTGCGCGATACACGAACTTAAGAGATTTGAGGGGAGTGGAATCGGTCGGCATGATCGATGTCGACTGGGAAAACTACGATTTTGATCGGCACCTACGAGCGGTCAAGCTGCATTGTCCGTTGTTCACGGTCGCGCGAGACCTCGATGATGTACGCAGGCTTTCCGAACTAAAGGAGCAGGCTCAGAAACTGCGCGAGTATGCGTCATGGGTTATCGTTGTGCCCAAAATCAGACAATTTAATGTGATTCGGCCCAGCATTTCTCATCGCCGCCACGTCTTGGGCTTCAGTATGCCATCAGGCTATGGGAAGACGCTTACTCCGACGGATCAATTTTTGAGCGCCCCAGTTCATTTGCTGGGTGGGCGACCGCTTGCGCAGCGTCAAATGGCTCAGTCAATGGACGTAGTTAGCTTCGATTGCAACTCTATTACAATTGATGCGGCCTTTGGCAAATACTTTGACGGCCGAGGTTTTCAACGACATCCCCGCGGGGGCTACGTTCGATGCATATTGGAATCCATGCGCAGCATTAATGAACTTTGGGACGACTACCGTGTCTCTTGA
- the cas1 gene encoding CRISPR-associated endonuclease Cas1 → MIERAQPTPRESEILVVEGYVAEIKVDQGHLIICDGFPSEGSGREIHFPRGKCAIDRLVVRAPAGVITIGALDWCNRMGISVAIVGSDSRLINCLIPDAPHDGPIKRKQAIAGATDFGVDLCRWLLRRKFSSQIETLFALASITVDKINAKISANPSPEILVKALGEEIRFCEAALSTCNTLDGFLALEGTAAKSYWRFLTGRALPWPLWTQKRIPAHWRAICARDTGSRSQVRDARDPFNAILNYSYTLLEVEARIACVAHGLDPDLGLLHVDDRLRESFIFDFVEPLRAKVDLSALELISKAGLRPYMFHELRDGVVRLDPDFAKSLAQNLMPKMRGPAMDLASQYVTQLRKVEIPYRLQRFGGKRSTLAPEAVSAANCGYCQQPLHKKCLKFCGRRCYLRHTVEIRQPIKAAQAKLSEMRAQGLSPGHGGRAAEIRGAKIAASNRRRLGEKRARRRQQEAK, encoded by the coding sequence ATGATCGAGCGAGCGCAACCAACGCCAAGGGAAAGCGAAATCCTCGTCGTCGAAGGATACGTCGCCGAAATCAAAGTTGATCAAGGTCACCTGATAATCTGCGATGGCTTCCCGAGCGAAGGATCCGGTCGCGAAATTCACTTCCCACGAGGCAAGTGCGCTATTGATCGGTTAGTTGTTCGCGCACCCGCCGGGGTTATCACTATCGGGGCACTCGACTGGTGCAACCGCATGGGAATTTCGGTCGCGATAGTCGGCTCCGACAGTCGTCTCATAAACTGTCTCATTCCAGACGCTCCTCACGATGGCCCGATTAAGCGAAAGCAAGCGATAGCCGGAGCAACGGATTTTGGAGTGGATCTTTGCCGGTGGCTCCTAAGACGAAAATTTTCCTCACAAATCGAGACGCTTTTTGCACTTGCCTCGATAACGGTGGACAAAATTAACGCCAAAATTAGCGCAAATCCTAGCCCCGAAATTCTAGTCAAAGCTTTGGGCGAAGAGATTCGTTTTTGCGAGGCGGCCCTATCGACTTGCAATACCCTCGACGGCTTCTTAGCCCTCGAAGGGACTGCGGCTAAGTCGTATTGGCGTTTTCTGACGGGAAGAGCCCTTCCGTGGCCCCTGTGGACCCAAAAGCGCATTCCGGCGCATTGGCGAGCCATTTGCGCGCGAGATACGGGCAGTCGGAGCCAGGTGCGGGATGCTCGCGACCCGTTCAATGCTATTCTGAACTACAGCTATACGCTACTAGAGGTCGAGGCGCGGATCGCATGCGTCGCCCACGGCCTGGACCCCGATCTGGGGCTACTCCACGTCGATGACCGGCTTCGGGAGTCGTTCATCTTCGATTTTGTCGAACCGCTGCGCGCCAAAGTGGATCTGTCGGCTTTAGAGCTGATCTCGAAAGCTGGTTTGCGTCCGTACATGTTCCATGAGCTTCGGGATGGCGTCGTGCGACTCGACCCGGATTTCGCCAAATCGCTAGCGCAAAATCTCATGCCGAAGATGCGGGGTCCGGCGATGGATCTCGCGAGTCAGTATGTGACGCAGCTTCGGAAAGTGGAGATTCCGTACAGACTTCAGCGGTTCGGAGGCAAGCGAAGTACTCTAGCTCCCGAAGCGGTTTCGGCAGCGAATTGCGGCTATTGTCAACAGCCGCTCCACAAGAAATGTCTTAAGTTCTGCGGTCGCCGGTGCTATCTACGGCACACGGTTGAGATTCGGCAGCCGATCAAGGCGGCTCAAGCAAAGCTGTCCGAGATGAGGGCGCAGGGGTTGAGTCCGGGGCATGGAGGCAGGGCAGCTGAAATTCGAGGCGCAAAGATTGCTGCGAGCAATCGGCGACGGCTCGGTGAAAAACGCGCGCGCCGGAGGCAACAGGAAGCCAAATGA
- a CDS encoding alanine-zipper protein — protein MLLERVRKSAGLIMATLILGALIHVEATQIRNYDKQQFQILIQKVNSVQVSADEADSNAQDAASAASNAESSAQDAVDAINSR, from the coding sequence ATGCTGCTTGAGCGAGTTCGGAAATCTGCCGGTTTAATCATGGCGACACTTATTCTTGGAGCACTGATCCACGTTGAGGCAACGCAAATTCGCAACTATGACAAGCAACAATTCCAAATTCTGATTCAAAAAGTGAATTCCGTGCAGGTGTCTGCAGACGAAGCAGATTCCAACGCGCAAGACGCCGCAAGCGCGGCCAGTAACGCCGAATCTTCGGCCCAAGATGCAGTCGACGCGATCAATTCTAGGTAA
- a CDS encoding YciI family protein, producing the protein MSEFLYIYRGGERANTPEESEKVMQRWVAWMTELGQKGHMKDRGQPLEAEGKVVKGKQKVVTDGPYAETKDVVGGYTLVEARDLAHAADLAKGCPIFDTGGMVEVRPVMEM; encoded by the coding sequence ATGAGCGAATTTCTCTACATCTATCGCGGCGGCGAGCGCGCGAACACCCCCGAGGAATCGGAAAAGGTCATGCAGCGCTGGGTCGCGTGGATGACCGAACTCGGTCAGAAGGGCCACATGAAAGATCGCGGCCAGCCGCTGGAGGCCGAAGGCAAGGTCGTCAAAGGCAAGCAGAAAGTCGTCACCGATGGCCCCTATGCGGAGACAAAGGACGTCGTCGGCGGCTATACGCTGGTCGAAGCACGAGACCTCGCGCACGCCGCGGACCTCGCGAAGGGCTGCCCGATCTTCGACACCGGAGGAATGGTCGAAGTCCGGCCCGTCATGGAGATGTAG
- a CDS encoding DUF6596 domain-containing protein: MSVDEHLFRRESGRMVATLARIFGMHNLGLAEDVVQDAFCRALETWKLRGVPDNPAAWLMATAKNRAIDVLRKERKVREFSPELDRLHESEWTLVPTIEEYFQPSSIKDDLLRMMFSACDPRLSEEAQVALVLHLVCGFGAAEIAAAFLSGRAAIEKRITRAKRVLAGARRLFDLTDRDFSNRLTTVRRALYLLFNEGYHGASRESVVRAELCREAMRLAALLLDFAPAATPETYALCGLMWLHAARLPARIDAAGDLTPLADQDRTLWDASLIKEGQRLLELSAVGSDISEYHVEAAIAAVHANAASSRETNWAEIVSLYDKLLNLQPSPIVALNRAIAIAQADGPAPGLAEIRAIQGAERLADYPFYHAAIGELELRSGNAASARKSFQNAAAVARNPTERRFLDRRARACE, translated from the coding sequence GTGTCGGTAGACGAGCATCTCTTCCGGCGTGAGTCCGGGCGAATGGTCGCCACGCTCGCGCGAATCTTCGGGATGCACAACCTCGGCTTAGCGGAAGACGTCGTCCAAGACGCCTTCTGCCGAGCCTTGGAGACGTGGAAGTTGCGCGGCGTTCCCGACAATCCGGCCGCGTGGTTGATGGCGACTGCGAAGAATCGCGCTATCGACGTCTTGCGCAAAGAGCGCAAGGTCCGAGAATTCTCTCCCGAGCTCGATCGCCTTCATGAGAGCGAGTGGACGCTCGTCCCGACGATCGAAGAATACTTCCAGCCGAGCTCGATCAAAGACGATCTTCTGCGCATGATGTTCTCGGCGTGCGATCCCCGTCTGTCGGAAGAAGCGCAAGTCGCGCTCGTCCTGCATCTCGTTTGCGGGTTCGGCGCAGCCGAAATCGCGGCTGCGTTCTTAAGCGGCAGAGCGGCGATCGAAAAGCGCATCACGCGGGCAAAGCGCGTCCTGGCAGGAGCGAGACGCCTCTTCGACCTCACCGACCGCGACTTCTCAAACCGCCTCACAACCGTGAGGCGCGCGCTCTATCTCCTCTTCAACGAAGGTTACCATGGCGCATCGCGCGAGTCCGTCGTTCGCGCCGAGTTGTGCCGCGAGGCGATGCGCCTGGCAGCATTGCTTCTCGATTTCGCGCCCGCCGCCACACCCGAGACCTACGCGCTCTGCGGGCTGATGTGGCTGCACGCCGCGCGCCTGCCCGCGCGAATCGACGCGGCCGGGGACCTGACGCCGCTCGCGGACCAAGACCGAACGCTCTGGGACGCATCGCTTATCAAGGAAGGGCAACGATTGCTCGAGCTGTCTGCGGTTGGATCGGACATCTCCGAATACCATGTTGAGGCTGCTATCGCCGCCGTGCACGCTAACGCCGCGAGTTCGCGAGAAACCAATTGGGCAGAGATCGTGTCGCTGTACGACAAGCTGCTCAACTTGCAGCCTTCGCCGATCGTAGCGCTCAACCGCGCGATCGCGATTGCTCAAGCCGACGGTCCGGCCCCGGGGCTCGCGGAGATCCGCGCGATTCAAGGCGCTGAACGCCTTGCCGACTATCCTTTCTATCATGCCGCCATCGGCGAACTTGAATTGCGCAGCGGGAACGCAGCGTCGGCGCGCAAGAGTTTCCAAAACGCCGCGGCCGTCGCGCGCAATCCGACGGAGCGACGATTCCTCGACCGGCGAGCGCGAGCGTGCGAGTAA
- a CDS encoding SIS domain-containing protein: MKTFADCLDERRDLLIGENYGPPIERAVEEIVRAIRSGGRVLLFGNGGSAAQAQHIAAEFSGRFLAERPAWSGIALTTDTSALTAIANDYGFERVFERQVRAIGRRGDVAIGFTTSGSSKNVIEGLRAAKEIGAVRIVFTGNGGGPVVDDAEIAIVGPTGPSWKVQEVHLALGHIMCELCEIALLST, from the coding sequence ATGAAGACCTTTGCCGACTGTTTAGACGAGCGGCGCGATCTGCTGATAGGCGAGAACTACGGGCCGCCGATCGAGCGCGCGGTCGAGGAAATCGTGCGTGCGATCCGCTCAGGGGGCCGGGTGCTTCTCTTCGGCAACGGCGGCAGCGCCGCTCAGGCGCAGCACATCGCGGCTGAATTCTCCGGCCGCTTTCTTGCCGAGCGCCCCGCATGGTCCGGCATCGCGCTCACGACGGATACGAGCGCGCTCACCGCGATTGCGAACGACTACGGATTCGAGCGCGTCTTCGAACGCCAAGTGCGCGCGATCGGCCGGCGCGGTGATGTGGCGATCGGCTTCACGACATCGGGCTCGTCGAAGAACGTGATCGAGGGCCTCCGCGCCGCGAAGGAAATCGGCGCGGTGCGCATCGTCTTCACCGGTAACGGCGGCGGACCGGTTGTAGACGACGCCGAGATCGCGATCGTCGGCCCCACCGGGCCATCGTGGAAGGTCCAGGAGGTGCACCTCGCGCTCGGCCACATCATGTGCGAGCTCTGCGAGATCGCGCTCCTGTCTACGTAG